A single Megachile rotundata isolate GNS110a chromosome 9, iyMegRotu1, whole genome shotgun sequence DNA region contains:
- the LOC143265125 gene encoding uncharacterized protein LOC143265125, with translation MSEREAIEWLTDGLNNVRFQDFLGPLSRYEKPSDLLRDLRGASKHLHTVTNPNRNESQGSTTYNRQGPRCYACKQTGHIVRNCNGQRITAKCFKCGEEGHLARMCPKQGQQSSTVTTTVLSTITRSQVLHVAGDTHQKYFKTTTVNGKQVQCYVDMGSSVVTLRQDVARELGFTYYETELRSLIGYGQERVQPVGIMTAEVSLDGVAVKTEVHIVPSGSQVVALLVGHPYTEHPNVVVISKAGELKILAREDHGIPEIGY, from the coding sequence ATGTCGGAACGAGAGGCCATAGAATGGTTAACCGACGGTTTGAATAACGTACGATTTCAAGATTTTCTAGGTCCGTTGAGCAGATATGAAAAACCCAGCGACCTGCTTCGAGACCTTCGTGGTGCGAGTAAACATTTACATACAGTTACCAACCCAAATCGAAATGAGTCGCAGGGATCCACAACCTATAACCGTCAAGGTCCGCGATGCTATGCTTGTAAACAAACAGGTCATATTGTTCGCAATTGTAATGGACAGAGAATCACTGCCAAATGTTTCAAGTGCGGTGAAGAGGGACATTTAGCGCGTATGTGCCCCAAACAAGGACAGCAGTCATCTACCGTAACGACAACAGTGCTGAGCACGATAACAAGAAGTCAGGTGTTACACGTGGCAGGGGACACGCATCAAAAATACTTTAAGACGACAACGGTGAACGGTAAACAAGTGCAGTGCTACGTGGACATGGGGAGCAGCGTTGTCACCTTGCGGCAGGATGTAGCTCGTGAATTAGGATTCACATATTATGAGACGGAGTTGCGAAGCCTCATTGGATACGGCCAAGAACGCGTACAACCCGTAGGAATTATGACAGCAGAGGTTAGCCTGGATGGTGTGGCTGTCAAGACAGAGGTGCATATTGTGCCGAGTGGTAGTCAGGTCGTCGCGTTGCTGGTGGGACACCCATATACGGAGCACCCTAACGTTGTGGTCATAAGCAAGGCAGGGGAGTTGAAGATCCTAGCTAGGGAAGACCACGGGATTCCCGAAATTGGCTACTAA